In Paenibacillus larvae subsp. larvae, the following proteins share a genomic window:
- a CDS encoding GNAT family N-acetyltransferase: MLERIQSDRLNQPDILELLSYSVFPSSGAMGKAVALYKDQAEFELYGYKEGEVYIGIIGFQMDHAGNLAIHHLAVDPEYRQMGYGRGQILEILALKKPVTLTAETDEDAVEFYRNIGFSISSLGELYPGTERFRCVYEAEPEIE, encoded by the coding sequence GTGCTTGAACGGATTCAATCTGACCGGCTAAATCAGCCGGATATCCTGGAACTTCTGTCTTATTCGGTATTCCCTTCTTCCGGAGCTATGGGAAAGGCGGTAGCCCTGTATAAGGATCAGGCCGAGTTTGAATTGTATGGATATAAAGAAGGGGAAGTATACATAGGAATTATTGGATTCCAAATGGATCATGCAGGAAATCTGGCGATTCATCATCTTGCTGTAGATCCCGAATACAGACAGATGGGGTACGGAAGGGGCCAAATCCTTGAAATTCTTGCACTTAAAAAGCCGGTAACCCTGACAGCGGAAACGGACGAGGATGCAGTTGAATTTTACCGCAATATTGGTTTTTCCATCTCCAGTCTGGGAGAGTTATATCCTGGTACCGAACGGTTCCGATGTGTGTATGAAGCGGAGCCGGAAATAGAATAA
- the yidA gene encoding sugar-phosphatase: MYKLIAVDMDGTLLGDNHAISEASKKAIQEAREQGVQVVLATGRPLVGIEKFLEELDLISEQNYAICYNGSVVQNTGTGEVIAKQILNGQDLHQLYGLSLELGVNIHAFSRSGLITPKASKYTRHEADLNGIDFQVADFKKIGADEDIIKIMFVDEEERLSRAISRLPQSVKEAYTIVQSSPFFLEFLNKRAHKGEGVKKLAEHLGISREEIICVGDAGNDLHMIEYAGLGVAMGNAFNEIKHAANFITKTNNEDGVAHVMETFILGNKGKCSASAE, encoded by the coding sequence ATGTACAAATTAATTGCAGTCGATATGGACGGAACTTTACTGGGAGACAATCATGCTATTTCAGAGGCTTCCAAAAAAGCGATCCAAGAGGCCAGGGAACAAGGAGTTCAGGTTGTGCTTGCGACCGGCCGCCCGCTGGTCGGAATTGAGAAATTTCTGGAGGAATTGGACCTGATTTCTGAACAGAATTATGCCATCTGCTATAACGGATCGGTTGTTCAAAACACCGGGACAGGCGAAGTGATTGCCAAACAAATTTTAAACGGCCAGGATTTGCATCAGTTGTATGGGCTTAGCTTGGAACTTGGAGTGAATATTCACGCTTTTTCCCGGAGCGGTCTTATTACACCCAAGGCATCAAAATATACCCGGCATGAAGCCGATCTGAACGGAATAGATTTTCAGGTAGCAGACTTTAAGAAAATTGGGGCGGATGAGGACATTATCAAAATTATGTTTGTTGATGAGGAAGAGAGACTAAGTCGTGCCATCTCCCGATTACCGCAATCCGTGAAAGAGGCCTATACGATTGTTCAGAGTTCTCCCTTTTTTCTGGAGTTTTTAAATAAACGGGCACATAAGGGTGAAGGAGTCAAAAAGCTTGCCGAGCATCTTGGCATTTCGAGGGAAGAGATTATTTGCGTGGGTGATGCCGGAAATGATCTGCACATGATTGAATATGCAGGATTAGGTGTGGCCATGGGAAATGCCTTTAATGAAATTAAGCATGCAGCTAATTTCATTACAAAAACCAACAATGAAGATGGTGTAGCTCATGTGATGGAAACCTTTATACTGGGAAATAAAGGAAAATGCAGTGCCTCGGCAGAGTAA
- a CDS encoding thioredoxin domain-containing protein, with amino-acid sequence MNKKQTGILLVIIVFVVLITSIFFIQQASEKKGDTFPDLDTAKVDKVPEDFDYANQPVIGNREAPVKIVEFTDYKCPSCKKWTETVLPKLDQDYIQSGKAAVYVLDYPFLGPDSNLAALAGETLYQQNHEFFETYHKLMMEKQKNEKSNWATKDFLLNLVKEGIPGADLQQFEKDLDAGTYLQQMKKDKEIGKRLAIPGTPTIYVNGLPAENADYETVKALIEQELAK; translated from the coding sequence ATGAATAAGAAGCAGACAGGGATTTTGCTCGTCATCATTGTATTTGTAGTTTTAATTACCTCCATTTTCTTTATTCAGCAGGCTTCGGAGAAAAAAGGAGATACCTTTCCCGATCTGGATACCGCCAAAGTGGACAAGGTTCCCGAGGATTTTGATTATGCGAATCAGCCTGTAATAGGCAATAGGGAGGCACCGGTTAAAATCGTGGAATTTACGGATTACAAATGTCCATCATGCAAAAAATGGACCGAGACAGTACTTCCTAAGTTAGATCAGGACTATATTCAGTCGGGAAAGGCCGCTGTATACGTACTTGACTACCCGTTTCTGGGACCGGACTCCAATCTGGCTGCCCTTGCCGGAGAAACTCTTTATCAGCAAAACCATGAGTTTTTTGAAACCTATCATAAGCTAATGATGGAAAAACAAAAAAATGAGAAGTCAAATTGGGCAACCAAAGATTTCCTTCTGAATTTGGTGAAAGAAGGAATTCCAGGGGCAGACCTGCAGCAGTTTGAGAAAGACCTGGATGCAGGGACGTATTTGCAGCAGATGAAAAAAGACAAAGAGATCGGAAAACGGTTGGCTATTCCCGGTACCCCGACCATTTATGTGAACGGCCTTCCCGCCGAAAACGCCGATTATGAAACTGTGAAGGCATTAATTGAACAAGAGCTGGCCAAGTGA
- a CDS encoding YdcF family protein: MLLSQMDAECLSREDMTRLLFHQIKDDGRQGDCIFVFGSQRSLAYRVPKAIELYKQGRAGKILFSGGNQWEGQEDVEALVMKQGAINEGIPETDIITEIRSTSTRENVLSSLLELDRAMGLHRLKRILIVTTAFHMRRCYLNMRTYMPEWIEYSLCPVDDRKTREDNWFLHETGIQRVTDECRNLIHCVQSGKLQDEEMD; the protein is encoded by the coding sequence ATGCTATTATCGCAAATGGATGCCGAATGTCTGTCTCGTGAAGATATGACAAGGCTTCTGTTCCATCAAATAAAGGATGACGGCCGGCAGGGAGATTGCATTTTTGTATTTGGCTCCCAGCGGAGTCTGGCATACCGTGTCCCTAAGGCAATTGAACTTTATAAACAGGGCAGAGCCGGAAAAATACTGTTTTCCGGAGGCAATCAATGGGAAGGGCAGGAAGATGTTGAAGCACTCGTCATGAAACAGGGAGCTATAAATGAAGGGATACCGGAGACGGATATCATTACGGAGATACGGTCTACAAGTACCAGAGAGAATGTTCTCAGCTCCTTGCTTGAACTGGACCGTGCTATGGGACTGCACCGCCTGAAGCGTATTCTTATAGTCACAACTGCTTTTCATATGCGAAGGTGTTATCTAAACATGAGAACTTATATGCCGGAATGGATTGAATATTCTCTTTGTCCGGTTGATGATAGAAAGACTCGCGAAGACAACTGGTTCCTTCATGAAACAGGGATCCAAAGAGTGACCGATGAGTGCCGGAACCTTATTCACTGTGTACAATCAGGAAAACTTCAGGATGAAGAAATGGATTAG
- a CDS encoding PhzF family phenazine biosynthesis protein yields the protein MKKVRVYHYDAFSVISNKGNPAGVVLHADGLCAEDMQQIARQVGFNETSFVLKSDVASFRFRYFTPGHEMDLCGHATVATVFCLKHQGLLPEVEELSVETKAGILKIRVSDTEQGFFIHMQQAEPKFIPYEGSIDALAGLMGLTADHIDPAYPVVYGSTGIWTLLVPIRSLETFNMIKPDNVRFPQVLIQKQSVSLHPFCLHTYDPKADLHARHFSSPQSGIVEDAVTGTAAGVLGAYYQTFLQSHQEEVRLIVEQGQEMNREGRVYVYVRKEQGHLHVEISGTAVYVKEFMLEYEEYSF from the coding sequence ATGAAGAAAGTACGTGTTTATCATTATGATGCTTTTAGTGTTATTTCGAACAAGGGTAACCCGGCAGGGGTAGTCTTGCATGCAGACGGTTTGTGCGCAGAGGATATGCAGCAAATTGCCCGCCAGGTGGGCTTTAACGAAACTTCGTTTGTGCTGAAATCTGATGTGGCCTCGTTTCGTTTTCGTTATTTTACACCGGGCCATGAGATGGACTTGTGCGGTCATGCAACGGTTGCTACAGTCTTCTGCCTCAAACATCAAGGGCTGCTTCCTGAAGTGGAAGAATTATCCGTTGAGACGAAAGCGGGAATACTGAAAATCAGGGTTTCCGATACCGAGCAGGGGTTTTTTATCCATATGCAGCAGGCTGAACCGAAATTTATCCCGTATGAAGGTTCTATCGATGCCTTAGCCGGGCTCATGGGGCTTACAGCCGATCATATCGACCCCGCTTATCCCGTTGTTTACGGAAGTACAGGCATATGGACACTGCTGGTGCCCATCCGTAGTCTTGAAACTTTTAACATGATCAAACCTGATAACGTGAGATTTCCACAAGTGCTCATACAGAAACAGTCTGTATCTTTGCATCCGTTTTGCTTACATACGTACGATCCCAAAGCGGATCTGCATGCCCGCCATTTTTCCTCTCCTCAATCGGGCATTGTCGAAGATGCAGTTACGGGAACGGCCGCAGGAGTCTTGGGCGCTTATTATCAAACTTTCCTACAGAGTCACCAAGAGGAAGTCCGTTTGATTGTTGAACAGGGACAGGAAATGAACCGTGAAGGAAGGGTATACGTCTATGTCAGAAAAGAACAAGGGCACCTTCATGTAGAAATTTCAGGGACGGCTGTCTATGTTAAAGAATTTATGCTAGAGTATGAGGAATATAGCTTCTGA
- a CDS encoding hemolysin family protein, whose protein sequence is MGVNLIMVAILILLTAFFVATEFAIVRLRSSRVDQMVFEGKKNAVAVQKVTGNLDEYLSACQLGITITALGLGWLGEPTVEKLLHPLFGILHLSGNWTRILSFLISFILVTYLHVVLGELAPKTIAIQKAEQISLLTAKPIIYFYKILYPFIWLLNGSANLLIKLFGLKPVSEHEEAHSEEEIRIILSESYESGKINKTEFGYVNRIFTFDELLAKEIMVPRTDMVCLFTNHSLKENMDTIRQEQYTRFPVAEGSKDNIIGMVNTKQFFLNYDPQKPFDFKSLIHPILMVPDVMPVKSLLKKMQQERVHIALLLDEYGGTAGLITIEDILEEIVGEIRDEFDEDEPQEIEQINETTYLVDGKVSLDRIQPLFGVEFDAEEVDTIGGWLYSQNQFLKENVGWTYGHLTFTIRERDKNRIRKIEIRTSQTK, encoded by the coding sequence ATGGGTGTTAATTTGATTATGGTCGCTATTTTAATTTTGTTAACGGCTTTTTTTGTGGCGACGGAATTTGCGATTGTAAGACTGCGTTCAAGTCGGGTAGACCAGATGGTGTTTGAAGGCAAAAAAAATGCAGTAGCTGTTCAGAAGGTGACGGGCAACCTGGACGAATACTTATCCGCTTGTCAACTGGGGATTACGATCACGGCCTTGGGTCTTGGCTGGCTGGGAGAACCGACTGTTGAAAAACTGCTTCACCCTTTATTTGGCATCCTGCATTTGTCCGGAAACTGGACCCGTATTCTCTCTTTTCTGATTTCATTCATATTAGTAACTTACCTTCATGTGGTATTGGGAGAGCTGGCCCCTAAGACGATTGCCATTCAAAAAGCCGAGCAGATCAGTTTATTAACGGCCAAACCTATTATTTATTTTTATAAAATTCTTTATCCGTTCATTTGGCTCCTTAACGGCTCCGCAAATCTGCTGATTAAATTGTTTGGCTTAAAGCCAGTGAGCGAACATGAAGAAGCCCATTCGGAAGAAGAAATCCGCATTATTTTATCTGAAAGTTACGAGAGCGGTAAAATCAACAAAACCGAATTCGGTTATGTAAACAGAATTTTTACATTCGATGAACTGCTCGCCAAGGAAATCATGGTACCCCGGACGGATATGGTCTGCCTGTTTACGAACCATTCCCTGAAGGAAAACATGGATACCATCCGGCAGGAACAGTATACACGTTTTCCGGTAGCAGAAGGCAGTAAGGACAACATTATCGGGATGGTCAATACGAAACAATTTTTTCTGAACTACGATCCTCAAAAGCCGTTTGATTTTAAATCTTTGATTCATCCGATTCTCATGGTGCCTGATGTCATGCCGGTTAAATCACTGCTTAAGAAAATGCAGCAGGAACGCGTGCATATCGCCTTGCTGCTTGATGAATATGGCGGCACGGCCGGACTGATAACCATTGAGGATATTTTGGAAGAAATCGTAGGCGAAATCCGTGATGAATTTGACGAAGATGAGCCTCAGGAGATTGAACAAATCAATGAAACCACTTATCTGGTGGACGGAAAGGTATCGCTTGACCGGATTCAGCCTTTGTTCGGAGTCGAATTTGATGCGGAAGAAGTGGATACCATTGGCGGCTGGCTGTACAGCCAGAATCAATTTCTTAAAGAAAATGTCGGCTGGACATACGGTCATCTAACCTTTACTATCCGGGAACGTGACAAAAACCGGATCCGCAAGATTGAAATCCGGACTAGCCAAACTAAATAA
- a CDS encoding DUF1836 domain-containing protein produces METFTLTRKEISGLLRCLQGHSEKTPLQVLQQAWASRHQQDLEAGTSFAAFVSTALPSIFTKLIKTQPVHHLSLHDIVALGNQIEYTTFSITSVQNWVKRDFKEMLVKNKKGRKYCVNQIALLFMIEDFKTNLDFESIRGLFRAVFGDFRTDEDDLLEPVDIYAIYANMAEEIETDKTQHMEQVIRNKADRFVHSLVHLNEEQKEAVRNMIMIGVISIQTAFYQHLAKQYINATLFLQHLHKDKG; encoded by the coding sequence ATGGAAACATTCACATTGACGCGTAAAGAAATATCCGGATTGCTCCGTTGTCTGCAGGGACACTCAGAAAAAACTCCCTTGCAGGTTCTTCAGCAGGCGTGGGCAAGCCGCCATCAACAGGATCTGGAGGCGGGGACTTCTTTTGCAGCGTTTGTTTCCACTGCCCTTCCTTCTATTTTTACCAAACTGATCAAAACACAACCCGTACATCATTTGTCCTTGCATGATATTGTAGCTCTGGGCAATCAAATTGAATATACGACGTTCTCTATTACTTCCGTCCAAAATTGGGTGAAAAGGGATTTCAAAGAGATGTTGGTGAAAAATAAAAAAGGCAGAAAATATTGTGTCAACCAAATCGCCCTGCTGTTTATGATCGAGGATTTCAAAACAAATTTGGATTTTGAATCGATACGCGGCTTGTTCCGGGCAGTTTTCGGAGATTTTCGGACGGATGAAGACGATTTGCTGGAGCCTGTTGACATTTACGCAATTTATGCAAATATGGCAGAAGAAATAGAAACGGATAAAACCCAGCATATGGAGCAAGTCATCCGGAATAAAGCTGACCGGTTCGTTCATTCTCTTGTTCATCTGAATGAGGAGCAAAAGGAGGCCGTACGCAACATGATTATGATCGGAGTAATATCTATACAAACTGCTTTCTATCAACATTTGGCTAAGCAGTACATAAATGCCACTTTGTTCCTGCAGCATTTGCATAAGGATAAAGGTTGA
- a CDS encoding YczE/YyaS/YitT family protein — MENRRDQGSRTVWKITFQRYALYVVGIFVLAFGSAAMIQANLGVSSWDVLHIGMTNWTPLSIGTWVQIVGLLMLGGSSWLDRTWPQLGSIVNIVLVGFFLNWILGLHLIPTVQLLWERGLLLVAGILCMGFGSGMYVASNIGAGPRDGMTLVLAQKFGLSIRLVRTLLELTALTIGWIAGVPVAAGTFISVFLIGPVMQASLAFWRRRLVHDS; from the coding sequence GTGGAGAATAGACGAGATCAGGGGAGTAGAACGGTTTGGAAAATAACCTTTCAGAGGTATGCTTTGTATGTTGTGGGAATCTTTGTACTGGCCTTTGGGTCAGCCGCTATGATTCAGGCCAATTTAGGTGTGTCTTCCTGGGATGTGCTTCATATCGGCATGACGAACTGGACTCCGCTATCGATTGGAACGTGGGTACAAATTGTCGGGCTGCTTATGTTAGGGGGATCGTCCTGGCTGGACCGGACTTGGCCCCAACTTGGAAGTATTGTCAATATTGTTCTGGTCGGCTTTTTCCTAAACTGGATTCTGGGCCTGCATCTGATTCCAACCGTACAATTGCTGTGGGAAAGAGGACTCTTGCTTGTTGCCGGTATTCTTTGCATGGGTTTTGGATCAGGTATGTATGTAGCATCCAATATAGGGGCAGGCCCGCGGGATGGTATGACGCTGGTTCTGGCGCAAAAGTTTGGGCTTTCCATCCGTTTAGTGCGGACCCTATTAGAATTAACGGCCCTCACGATCGGCTGGATTGCGGGCGTGCCGGTTGCGGCAGGTACGTTTATATCGGTATTTCTTATCGGTCCGGTGATGCAGGCATCGCTCGCTTTTTGGAGAAGGAGACTTGTTCATGACTCATGA
- a CDS encoding MarR family winged helix-turn-helix transcriptional regulator: MIYGHTVNRTARKFSKYLNELLDPLGLFSSQWGVILCLHDRGPCSQTELCEYLSVEAPTMTRTLARLEKIGYVERRRAKDRRAYHVSLTPHAMEMLGVWTQASEMTESIALKGIDDKDLEVFNKVLDQMNRNLDRQFAKVPKET; encoded by the coding sequence ATGATTTACGGCCATACAGTAAACCGGACCGCAAGAAAGTTCTCTAAATATTTAAACGAACTCCTTGATCCTCTTGGACTGTTCAGCTCCCAATGGGGAGTTATTTTATGTTTACACGACAGGGGACCTTGTTCACAAACGGAACTATGCGAATATTTATCTGTTGAAGCTCCAACAATGACCCGGACACTTGCAAGGCTGGAAAAGATCGGCTATGTGGAGCGACGGAGAGCAAAAGACCGCAGGGCCTATCATGTCAGCTTAACGCCGCATGCCATGGAAATGCTGGGAGTCTGGACCCAGGCTTCGGAAATGACTGAGTCGATTGCTCTTAAGGGAATTGATGACAAAGACTTAGAAGTGTTTAATAAAGTACTGGATCAAATGAACCGGAATTTAGACCGGCAATTTGCAAAAGTCCCTAAAGAAACTTGA
- a CDS encoding uberolysin/carnocyclin family circular bacteriocin, with product MGEVLDLVSTMNISWQSASKVIDAVNAGASIWGIVSIIVAGGGILGMGYAALALLVKKKVKDLGETAAIAW from the coding sequence ATGGGAGAAGTGTTAGATTTAGTTTCAACAATGAATATTAGTTGGCAAAGTGCAAGCAAAGTAATTGACGCTGTCAATGCTGGTGCATCCATTTGGGGAATTGTCTCTATTATTGTAGCAGGTGGTGGAATCCTCGGTATGGGATATGCGGCTTTGGCCCTTCTTGTAAAGAAAAAAGTAAAAGATTTAGGGGAAACAGCAGCAATAGCTTGGTAA
- a CDS encoding ABC transporter ATP-binding protein produces the protein MNPIEVYGISYQYAGTKDLAVKDITFHVKSNEIVGLLGHNGSGKTTIMNCIAGLFQPVQGKVLLSGTQISDLCKPKPVGYVPADPILYNMLTVQEYIVFIGKLHHLSTAQIHTISEPLLDMLKLKDNRHKLIKHLSHGMKQKVSMITGLLHQPPALVLDEPMTGFDAQSTKEMKDFLVHLVRTNHGAGILLSSHRLDIVESICDRIVVIRQGQLIFTGSVQELKHSAQHGNSLEEAFLSITSENGGN, from the coding sequence TTGAATCCAATTGAAGTTTACGGAATATCTTATCAATATGCGGGTACAAAAGATCTGGCTGTGAAAGATATAACTTTTCACGTAAAATCAAATGAAATTGTGGGTCTCTTGGGTCACAACGGATCGGGAAAAACGACCATCATGAATTGCATCGCAGGCTTATTTCAGCCTGTACAAGGGAAAGTTTTATTATCGGGAACCCAAATTTCGGATCTGTGTAAGCCGAAGCCAGTCGGTTATGTTCCTGCGGATCCGATCCTGTACAACATGTTGACCGTACAAGAATACATTGTGTTTATTGGTAAATTACACCACTTATCTACGGCACAGATCCATACTATTTCCGAACCTTTACTTGACATGCTGAAACTAAAAGACAACCGCCATAAGCTTATTAAGCACTTATCTCATGGAATGAAACAAAAAGTATCCATGATAACCGGACTGCTTCATCAACCGCCCGCTCTTGTTTTAGACGAACCCATGACTGGGTTTGATGCCCAATCAACCAAGGAAATGAAAGATTTCTTGGTTCATTTGGTTCGAACCAATCATGGAGCAGGGATATTATTATCCTCTCATCGGCTCGATATCGTGGAGAGCATCTGTGATCGAATTGTGGTTATTCGTCAAGGGCAGTTGATCTTCACTGGCTCTGTTCAAGAATTAAAACATAGTGCCCAACATGGGAATTCCCTGGAAGAGGCATTTTTGAGTATTACTTCTGAGAATGGGGGGAACTAA
- a CDS encoding stage II sporulation protein M, whose amino-acid sequence MEISTMYVLFMNGFVLGASLYGIGTSSTFFSAFIRIIPHGIFEIPAMILGGVIGLYSIQVFVRFLKGGKLLEIKDFKLVLKLLSLVVILLICAGIVEAYITPYFIKQ is encoded by the coding sequence ATGGAGATTTCGACGATGTATGTTCTTTTTATGAATGGGTTTGTGCTTGGGGCCTCTCTTTATGGAATTGGCACGTCCTCTACCTTTTTCAGTGCTTTCATTAGAATTATACCGCATGGAATATTCGAGATTCCTGCCATGATCCTAGGTGGAGTCATCGGTCTTTATTCCATACAAGTGTTCGTTAGATTTCTAAAAGGTGGAAAATTACTGGAAATCAAGGACTTTAAATTAGTACTAAAGCTGCTGTCGCTGGTTGTTATCTTGTTGATTTGCGCTGGTATTGTGGAAGCTTATATTACACCTTATTTTATTAAGCAATAG
- a CDS encoding YIP1 family protein: MENRTIAFKDHGYILFNPRLVMEKIKCCQNSLKPLFFVTLLSVLFTTVPIVFFDADQLQMMLGVDLSDPNLYTALKTLMIILLIVISFLGPTVWTVINAGIYTVALRVMKIRVSFRQMFLVGLFCYIPMLLNTMTTAIGGWITNGQIKGSPANLEHLFYFVSDPLTIKFLSSFNLFGIWSAVLWGIGIYFLSPKETRRRGVFTLGFIWFCTTISIPALQLLLV; this comes from the coding sequence ATGGAAAATCGTACGATTGCATTTAAAGACCACGGCTATATCCTTTTTAACCCCCGTCTGGTGATGGAGAAAATAAAATGCTGTCAGAACAGTTTAAAACCATTATTTTTTGTTACCTTGCTTTCTGTTCTATTCACTACCGTGCCAATCGTATTTTTTGATGCGGATCAATTGCAAATGATGCTGGGAGTGGATTTATCCGATCCAAATTTGTATACGGCTCTTAAAACTCTCATGATTATTTTATTAATTGTCATATCCTTTTTGGGTCCAACCGTTTGGACAGTGATAAACGCCGGGATTTATACGGTTGCTTTAAGAGTAATGAAGATTCGTGTATCGTTTCGACAAATGTTCTTAGTAGGCTTATTTTGTTATATCCCGATGTTACTCAATACGATGACAACCGCAATAGGGGGATGGATTACAAATGGACAAATAAAAGGTTCTCCGGCAAATTTGGAACATTTGTTCTATTTTGTTTCAGATCCCTTAACAATTAAATTTTTATCATCTTTTAATTTATTTGGGATTTGGAGCGCAGTTCTTTGGGGAATCGGCATTTATTTTTTATCTCCAAAAGAAACAAGAAGAAGGGGTGTATTCACCCTAGGTTTTATTTGGTTTTGTACCACCATCTCTATCCCGGCTCTTCAACTTTTGTTAGTTTAG
- a CDS encoding MDR family MFS transporter, with protein MPKKLWLLVMGMFINVTGASFIWPLNTIYIHYHLGKALAVAGFVLTLNSFASVVGSLLGGYLFDRIGSYRTVVQGVVLTLAAATVLAFNHDWWFYVVCLIVMGLGSGMVVPSIYASAGLIWPSGGSKTFAAIYVAQNAGVALGSALGGYIASYSFDYIFWGNAAVYALFTLLVVFTFKRFPTSTGPVGKEKRGLIKTKLTSSFKALLIICGAYILCWLAYTQWQATISVHMQSLSIDLKKYSLLWTINGILIVFGQPVMTALIPKIISSLKKQIILGILVFIASFGILLVAREFKIFLVAMIIISLGEMLVWPAIPTIANKLAPENRLGMYQGVVNSAGTIGKMLGPLLGGILVDLYNIYVLFILLIALLFVSILIAGIYDRGLKKRSSISATTTSSGPDA; from the coding sequence ATGCCTAAAAAGTTATGGCTGTTAGTAATGGGAATGTTTATAAATGTTACGGGCGCATCTTTTATTTGGCCGCTCAATACTATTTATATCCACTATCATTTGGGGAAGGCATTGGCCGTTGCCGGATTTGTCCTGACTTTGAATTCATTTGCTTCTGTCGTCGGAAGCCTGCTTGGAGGGTATTTATTTGACAGGATCGGCAGTTACCGGACAGTCGTCCAGGGCGTTGTCCTGACTCTTGCGGCCGCCACGGTATTGGCTTTTAATCACGACTGGTGGTTTTATGTAGTCTGTTTGATTGTAATGGGATTGGGTTCCGGAATGGTTGTTCCTTCCATATATGCTTCAGCCGGGTTGATTTGGCCCAGTGGAGGAAGCAAGACGTTCGCCGCGATCTATGTTGCCCAAAATGCCGGTGTAGCGCTTGGCTCTGCACTCGGGGGATATATCGCTTCATATTCATTCGACTATATATTCTGGGGAAATGCCGCTGTCTATGCCTTATTTACTTTGCTGGTGGTGTTTACATTCAAACGTTTTCCAACGTCCACAGGTCCAGTCGGCAAAGAAAAAAGAGGTTTGATAAAAACAAAGCTCACCTCGTCCTTTAAAGCTCTGTTGATTATCTGCGGGGCTTATATTTTGTGCTGGCTAGCCTACACACAGTGGCAGGCAACGATTTCGGTGCATATGCAAAGCCTGTCCATCGACCTGAAAAAATACAGCCTGCTTTGGACAATCAACGGGATTCTGATTGTATTCGGCCAGCCGGTCATGACCGCACTCATACCCAAAATAATTTCATCACTTAAAAAACAAATTATTTTAGGTATCCTGGTTTTTATTGCTTCCTTTGGAATCTTGCTGGTTGCCAGGGAATTCAAAATATTCCTCGTGGCCATGATTATTATTTCCTTAGGCGAAATGCTTGTGTGGCCTGCCATTCCAACCATTGCAAATAAACTGGCCCCGGAGAATAGACTGGGAATGTACCAGGGAGTGGTGAACAGCGCAGGAACCATCGGTAAAATGCTGGGACCGCTTCTGGGCGGAATTCTGGTGGATCTTTATAACATCTATGTTTTATTTATCCTGCTCATCGCACTTTTGTTCGTTTCAATCCTTATTGCCGGTATTTATGACCGAGGATTAAAAAAACGCTCTTCCATATCCGCAACCACAACCTCCAGCGGTCCAGATGCCTAA